The sequence CGGCGGCCCGCTGCCATCGGGCGACACCCGCGCGGCCATCCTGATCCCGACCGGCAAGGCCGGCCCGGCCTTCCTGGTGCTGCGCAACTACGACGCCATCTATTCGTACAACGCCGCCGAGAGCTACGCGCTGGCGATCTCCCTGCTGTCTGACCGCCTGCGTGGCGGCCCCGGCCTGCGCACGCCCTGGCCGACCGATGACCCCGGCCTGAGCCGCGCCCAGCGCAAGGAGCTGCAGAAGCTGCTGCTCGCCCGCGGCTACGCCATCGGCGAACCCGACGGCATGATCGGCGACAACACCCGCCGCGCCATCCAGGCCGAGCAGCAGCGCCTGGGCCTGCAACCGGCCGACGGTCGCGCCGGGCAGAAGATCTTCAACGCGATGCAAGCCGCGCACTGAGCTTGCTCTTCGTAGGAGCGAGCTCCTCGCGAACGGCGTTCCCTGGCGACGCAGGTGGCTGGGACTGACGCAGATCTCTCTGCGGCATGCGCGGGATGGCTGGGTAGGGCAATTGCAGGCGCCTGGGGCAGCGAGGAGCGTTGATCGCGGGCCGGGCTCGTCTACGAGGCTGGCTTCCCGCGTTCGCGGGAATGACGATTGGTTGGGGACAGCCCCGCTCGAACTCCCAACTCCACTCCCGTCATTCCCATCATTTGCGTCATCCCCGCGTTCGCGGGGACGCACTGGCCCTCAGGCGAAATTCACCACCCCGGCACGCCGCTCATGTCCGGCAGGTGGTGGGCGATGCCCTTGTGGCAGTCGATGCAGGTTGCCTGGCCCGAGGCCAGGGCGGTGGAGTGCATCTGCCTGGCGCGCGGGCTCTGGCGGGTGAAGTCCATGAATTGGAAGTTGTGGCAGTTGCGACACTCCAGCGAATCGTTGGCCTTGAGCCGTGCCCATTCGTGTTCGGCTAGTTCGCGGCGGTGGTCGAGGAATTTCTCGCGGGTGTTGATGGTGCCGAAGATCTTGCCCCAGACCTCCTTGGACGCCTGCATCTTGCGGGCAATCTTGTCGGTCCATTTGTGCGGCACATGGCAGTCCGGGCAGGTGGCGCGCACGCCCGAGCGATTGGTGTAGTGGATGGTGTCCTTGAGCTCGACATAGACGTTGTCGCGCATCTCGTGGCAGGAGGTGCAGAACTTCTCGCTGTTGGTCGCCTCCAGCGCGGTGTTGAAGCCGCCCCAGAAGATGATCCCGGCGATGAACCCGGCCAGGGTCAGGAACCCCAGGCTGTAGTGCACGCTGGGCCGGCGCAGGACCGTCCAGTAACCGCCAAGCCAGGCGATGAGTGCTTTCATGGCCCCTCCTCAGGGTTTGCTGGCGGCGGCGTCGCGCTTGAGGATGCTGTCGATGTCTTCGAAGCTGTTGCCCACCAGCGGCTTCACGTCCTCCTGGGGCACGTGGCACTGCACGCAGAAGTAACGGCGTGGCGCCACCGAGGCCAGCACCTGGCCGTCGCGGTCCATGTAGTGGGTGATGCTGATCATCGGCGCCTGCACCTTCGCGCTGTTGGCGCGGCTGTGGCAGGACAGGCACTTGTTGCTGTTGGTGTCGATGCGATAGCCGGCGATGGTGTGCGGGATGGTCGGCGGCTGCTCGGGGTAGGCGCGTTCGCGGCGGATGTCCTTGTTCTCTTCCGGCGCCAGCGGCGGCGCCGGGCGGTCCTGGCTGATGGTTCCGCCGGGGCGGCGGCCGTCCGGGGCCGGGGCGTCCAGCGGGTAGTCCGGCTGCGCAGCCAGCAGCGGCAGGCCGAGCAGCAGGAGCAGGAACGGGATCAGGCGTTTCATGGCGGGCTCCTCAGGCCAGGCTGACCAGCTCGATGCGGACCGCGCACTTCTTGTAGTCGGTCTGCTTGGAGATCGGGTCGGTGGCGTCCAGGGTGACCTTGTTGATCAGTTTGTTGGCGTCGAAGAAGGGCACGAATACCAGCCCCTGAGGCGGTTTGTTGCGCCCGCGTGTTTCGATGCGCGCGCGGATCTCGCCGCGCCGGCTGATCACCTTTACCTCGCTGCCGCGCCTGAGTTTCAGCTTCGTGGCGTCGTCCGGGTGCATGTACACCAGGGCGTCGGGCACCGCCTTGTACAGCTCCGGCACGCGCTGGGTCATGCTGCCGGTGTGCCAGTGTTCGAGCACGCGGCCGGTACACAGCCAGAACGGGTAGTCGGCGTCTGGCGCCTCGGCCGGCGGCTCGTAGGGCAGGGCGAAGATGATCGCCTTCTTGTCCGGGTAGCCGTAGAACTGCACGCCGCTGCCCTTGGCGACGTAG is a genomic window of Pseudomonas knackmussii B13 containing:
- a CDS encoding cytochrome c3 family protein, whose translation is MKALIAWLGGYWTVLRRPSVHYSLGFLTLAGFIAGIIFWGGFNTALEATNSEKFCTSCHEMRDNVYVELKDTIHYTNRSGVRATCPDCHVPHKWTDKIARKMQASKEVWGKIFGTINTREKFLDHRRELAEHEWARLKANDSLECRNCHNFQFMDFTRQSPRARQMHSTALASGQATCIDCHKGIAHHLPDMSGVPGW
- a CDS encoding nitrate reductase cytochrome c-type subunit; the encoded protein is MKRLIPFLLLLLGLPLLAAQPDYPLDAPAPDGRRPGGTISQDRPAPPLAPEENKDIRRERAYPEQPPTIPHTIAGYRIDTNSNKCLSCHSRANSAKVQAPMISITHYMDRDGQVLASVAPRRYFCVQCHVPQEDVKPLVGNSFEDIDSILKRDAAASKP